Sequence from the Kineosporia succinea genome:
CGGGGGCATGCCCTGGGGCAGGCGTTTGACCGCGCCGAAGTCGAGCACGCCGAAGCGGCCGTCGTCGAGCAGCCGGTAGTTGCCCGGGTGCGGGTCGGCGTGCAGCAGACCGGCACGGGCCGGGCCCGCCAGCAGGAACTCCATGTAGCGCCGGGCGCCGAGGTCGCGTTCTTCGCGGGTGCCGGAGGCGATGAGCTTCGACAGCGGCACACCTTCGAGCCACTCGCTGACGATGACGTGCTCGCTGCTGGCCAGCACCTCCGGGATCGCGAACACCGGGTCGCCGCGGAACGCCTTGGCGAAGCGCGCCTGGGTCTTGGCCTCGAGCGAGTAGTCGAGCTCCTCGACCATGCGGGCCTTGAGCTCGTCGAGGATGGGTTTGACGTCCAGCCCGGGGATCCACCCGGCGGCGACCCGGCCCACCCGGGTCACCTGGTTGAGGTCGGAGATCAGGGCCGCGCCGGCGCCCGGGTACTGGATCTTCACCGCGCAGGGCCGGCCGTCGCGCCAGACCGCCTTGTGCACCTGGCCGATGCTCGCCGCGGCGGCGGGCTGGTCGTCGAAGCTCTTGAACTTGCTGGTGCGCCAGCGCGGGCCGAGCTGTTCGGCCAGCACCTTGTGCACGGTGGCCGCGGGCAGCGGGGGAGCGGAGTCCTGCAGCTTGGTCAGGGTGGCGCGGTAGGGAGCGGCCACCTCCTCGGGCAGCGCGGCCTCGAAGACGCTCAGGGCCTGGCCGAACTTCATCGCCCCGCCCTTGAGCTCTCCCAGCACGCGGAAGAGCTGCTCGGCCGTGCGGGCCTGCATCTCGGCCGCGACCAGCTCGGCCGGCTTGCCGCCGAGACGCTTGCCGACGCCCAGGGCGGTGCGCCCGGCAACGGTCAGGGGCAGGGACGCCAGCTTCGCCGTCCGGGTGACCGCGCGACGCGGCAGATCTGTCACCGTCACATTCTCCCTTCTCACACCGCTGAACGCCTGCCCGACTGTCCCACTAGTGCCCTGCGACCCGGGATGTTCCGCGTGGCCCGGGGCATCCGCAGGCCGGGTGCACGGGCCAGGGACGCCGGGCGATCAGCCCGTCGGGCAGCTCCACCTCGAGCGTGGCACCCACGGCGGCGGGCACGCCGTGGCCGTCGAGATGGGCGAGCACCTGCAGCGTGGCCAGCCCGGCGGTGAGCCCGGCGACCGCGCTCTCCTCGGGCATCGGGCCGTGGTCGCGCACCTGCTGGAGCACCTGGCTCAGCACGCCGGGCCAGGCCGGGTCACGGTCGCGGCGGTGCAGGTCGAGGCAGCGCAGGCAGGGGGACGAACCCGGGCGCACCAGGGGGCCGACGACCACGCCGTCTTCACCCACCACCACGGCCAGGTGCGGCACGTCGGTGCTCATCAGCGGGTCGGCCCGGGCCGCGTCGGCCGCGCCGTGCTCGACGAGCACGACCAGATCGGGCCCGCGCCCGGGGGGACGCGGGGCGGGATGACCGCCGGAGCGCCGCACCACGTCCTGACCGACGGCCTGCCGCGGGCGGCCGAGGTCGGGCAGCCCGGCGCCCGCCGGGGCCAGGTCTTCGGGCCCGACGCGCCCGGCGTCCTGCACCAGCACGGTGCCGACACCGGCGGCGGCGAGCGTCGCGGCGAGGGAGGTGCCGATGCGGCCGGCGCCGCGCACCACGACCAGGCACCGAGCCCGGACGGCGAGCAGCGGCCAGCCGTCACCGCACCCGGGATGCACCACCGACCAGACGGACGCGTCGGGGGACAGACGGGCGGTCGCCTGACCGGGGCGGCCCGGAGGTGGGAAACCGGTCGGGGCCAGCACTCCGGCCTCGTCGAGAAGCCGGAGCAGGGCGGAGTCACGGGCCGGGGGAGCCGCTCCGTCGTTGTGACCGAGCGCCGGACGGCCGGTCCGGCCGGAAGCCGGTGGGCCGAGGCGTTCGGGGGTGCCGATGCTGTCGATGCCGTGTCGCAGGGCCTCGACCAGAGGCCGGTCCTGCGGAGTGAGCCCGGTGATCACGGTTCCGCGGCGCCGGGAGAGCCCCAGCTGCAGCGTGGCGGGATCCCGCCAGGCTCGCCGGAGCCCCGGCTTGAGACGTATACGCACGAATTCCCCCTTCGGCCCGCTGAAAGCGTGCCAGGGAGATCGGGATCGTGCGGGGGACCGTCCACAGGGAGGTCCGGAACTGTGGATAACTGTGGACGGATGGGGGTGGCGGCCAGGACTCGTCACCGTGTCCTGGCGTCCGCCACCGCTGCACCCTGGGCCTGCTGGCGGCGGTCGCCGCCGGCTGGCCCGATCGTCGAGGTCTGCTCGCAAGAGCGCCCCGACTGCCCGAAGGTGCTGGTCAGGCCTTGCCGAGGATGCGGTTCAGGTTCGTCCCGCACACCGGGCAGACGCCCTTCGCCATGCGCCGGCCGTTGGTCTCCACGACCTTGCCCTCGGCCTGGCGCTTCTCCTTGCACTTCACGCAGTAGAACTCGCCGCTGTAGGTGTCCGACATGTTCGCTCCTGTTACGGGTTGTGAGTTGGTCTGGACGCATCGACCGCTCGTAACGAGGCGGTGCCCTGACTGGGCGTGACGCCTTCCGCAGCGACTCCCCGGCCCGGTCGGAAGGTCACATTAGCTCAGCACATGGGTTGTGCCTGCTTAGAAGGCTAATCGGCGCGCCGGGAGGGGGCCTGAGCCTGGCAAGATGTCGGTTTTGTAACGGCCTGTCCGGGTACTCGGAGTTAGAACCGCCACATGAAAAGGGGCCCCGGGTCGATCACCGTGCGCCTTCCCCAGCGCGCGAAGATCGTTACCCGGAGCCCTTATGGATCACGCTATGAGAGGTCGGGCGTGCCGTCAATCGGGGGTGCACCCCTGAACTGAATCGGATCTGTCCCCACGGTGCACCGACCTGTGGAGAAACCTGTGGAGATCGCGGGTGAGGCTGTGGATGATTCCCTTTTGTCCCGAGATCAGCGCCTGGATGACCGTTCGTCGACGCGCAAGCTAGTTGCGGTTCTGCGATCACACCGCGTTTGATCACTGATTCTCAGGGCATTCGGCGGGTACGGTGCGGAGGTGGCCAATAGCACGCCGGAACCGGCGGACGATCCGCGGGTCGAGGTACGTCGGAGCGGACGGCGCCGGAGCACGGTGACGGCGTACCGCGAGGCCGGCCGCACCGTGGTGCTGATCCCGGCGCGTTTCACCCGCAGCCAGGAGCAGGAGTGGGTGCAGCGCATGCTCGACCGGCTCTCCGCCCAGGAGCGTCGGCGTCGGCCCGGTGACGAGGAACTGCTCACGCGCGCCCAGACGCTGAACGAGCGGCACCTGCGGGGTCTGGCCACTCCCGCGAGCGTGACCTGGGTGCAGAACCAGAACACCCGCTGGGGGTCGTGCACCCCGGCCGACCGCTCGATCCGGCTGAGCACCCGGCTGCTGGGCATGCCCGCCTGGGTGCTCGACTACGTACTGCTGCACGAGCTGGCCCACCTGATCCAGCCCGGCCACGGGCCGGACTTCTGGTCGCTGCTCGACACCTACCCGCGCACCGAGCGCGCCCGGGGTTTTCTCGAGGGATTCTCGGCGGCCCGCGACCTGCCGGTGGACGACGACCCGCCGGGTTCGGTCCCCGACGGAGAGACCCCGGCCGACCGTGCCGAGCACGGGGACACCGAGGAGGAGCACGGCGAGGCCGGCACCCCGACCGATCCGGACGAGGCACCGGGCGAAGGCTCCGGACGCAGCCTGGCCGCGACCACCTGAAGTCAGGCGTCCGAAGTCAGGCACCCGAACCGGCGGCCACCCTGAACCGGCGGCCACCCTGAACCGGCGGCCACCCGAACCCGCGGCCATCCGAGGTCGCTCCCACCTGAACCGGCGGCCCCACCTGAACCCGTGGCCACCCAAGGCCGACGAGACGCCGAGGTCGCAACCGCCGGCGTCCCGCGACCTCCTAGCGCTGGGCCTTCAGCACCTGGCCCGCGCGCCGCACCAGCTCCGGCACCCCCGACGCGAGGTCACCCGGCAGCTCACCCACCGGCCACCACCGCACCTGAGGTGACTCGTCGCTGGGAGTGGGGTCCACGACGTCCGTGATCATCAGGTACTGCAGGTCGAGGTGGTAGTCGACGATCCCGGGCGCGCAGGGTGCGGGGTGCCGGGACAACAGCACCGGCGCCCCCAGCACCCGCCCGGACAACCCCGTCTCCTCCACGACCTCGCGGGCCGCGGCCTGGGCGCCCGAGGTGTCACCGGCGTCGAAGTGCCCGCCCGGCTGCACCCACAGCTGCATCTTGTGGTGGAAGACCAGGCAGGTCTGCGAACCGTCGGGACTGAGCACCGCCGCCGAGGCGGTCAGGTGGGCCGGGGCCTGCTCACGGCGCAGCAGGCCCTCACCCGTGCTCGCGAGCAGCGCCAGCCAGGCCGTCTGCTCGAACCGCTCGGCCGGGCCGGCCGGCTCGGCGTCGCGCAGGGCGACGCCGACGTCGTCGAGAAGGGCAGAACCGCTCGTCACTGGTCGTCGTCGTCCTTCTTCTTCTCCTCGGACGAGCCGTCTTCGGAGGGTGCGTCGCCCAGGCCGCCGTCGAGCAGTTTGGCCAGCTCGGCGTCCATGTCGTCGCCCGCCTTCTCCACCTGGGCGAAGCCCATCGGATCGGCGAAAGCGGCCTCCCCGGGCGCGATGTCGGGGTGCTGCCAGAGCGCGTCCCGCCCGGCGGCGCCGCGGGCCGAGGTGAGTGCCGACCACACCGCGGCGGCCTCCCGCAGACGGCGGGGCCGCAGCTCGAGACCGACGAGCGAGGCGAACGTGTGCTCGGCCGGGCCACCCGCGGCACGGCGCCGGCGGATGGTCTCCTGCAGCGCCGAGGCGTGCGGCAGCGAGTGCCGTGCGGCCTCGTCGACCACGGTGTCGACC
This genomic interval carries:
- a CDS encoding DUF5679 domain-containing protein; the protein is MSDTYSGEFYCVKCKEKRQAEGKVVETNGRRMAKGVCPVCGTNLNRILGKA
- a CDS encoding ABC1 kinase family protein, with product MTDLPRRAVTRTAKLASLPLTVAGRTALGVGKRLGGKPAELVAAEMQARTAEQLFRVLGELKGGAMKFGQALSVFEAALPEEVAAPYRATLTKLQDSAPPLPAATVHKVLAEQLGPRWRTSKFKSFDDQPAAAASIGQVHKAVWRDGRPCAVKIQYPGAGAALISDLNQVTRVGRVAAGWIPGLDVKPILDELKARMVEELDYSLEAKTQARFAKAFRGDPVFAIPEVLASSEHVIVSEWLEGVPLSKLIASGTREERDLGARRYMEFLLAGPARAGLLHADPHPGNYRLLDDGRFGVLDFGAVKRLPQGMPPEMGHLLTLALAGEADAVVDGLRELGFIKSSITIDGEALLTYLAPFIEPIRHPSWRFERSWMRSLFTYVNDVRRPDWTMGLKLNLPPEYLLIHRVWLGGIAVLCQIDGDVPVPEVLQEWLPGFDVGAYELEPDDVAP
- a CDS encoding NUDIX hydrolase gives rise to the protein MTSGSALLDDVGVALRDAEPAGPAERFEQTAWLALLASTGEGLLRREQAPAHLTASAAVLSPDGSQTCLVFHHKMQLWVQPGGHFDAGDTSGAQAAAREVVEETGLSGRVLGAPVLLSRHPAPCAPGIVDYHLDLQYLMITDVVDPTPSDESPQVRWWPVGELPGDLASGVPELVRRAGQVLKAQR
- a CDS encoding M48 metallopeptidase family protein, producing the protein MANSTPEPADDPRVEVRRSGRRRSTVTAYREAGRTVVLIPARFTRSQEQEWVQRMLDRLSAQERRRRPGDEELLTRAQTLNERHLRGLATPASVTWVQNQNTRWGSCTPADRSIRLSTRLLGMPAWVLDYVLLHELAHLIQPGHGPDFWSLLDTYPRTERARGFLEGFSAARDLPVDDDPPGSVPDGETPADRAEHGDTEEEHGEAGTPTDPDEAPGEGSGRSLAATT